In Trichocoleus desertorum NBK24, the following are encoded in one genomic region:
- the nth gene encoding endonuclease III, which yields MRSPAISKELHQKVLLIHDRLCSEYGCPIPFFHDLDPLSELVSALLSHRTRNADSASAFKQLTSRFPDWSAVRDAPLQEIQTAIAPCTWPEQKAPRIQQILRIISDRHNGELSLDFLAELPVTQARAWLESLPGVGPKTSAAVLLFSRLRRPALPVDSHHHRVAVRLGLIPASTSVGPAHALLEAQLPPDWNAQQVYDNHEVLMLHGQRYCYYRNPACDRCPVLDLCSFGQAKAH from the coding sequence TTGCGATCGCCCGCCATCTCTAAAGAGCTACATCAAAAAGTCCTATTAATTCACGATCGCCTATGCTCAGAGTACGGCTGTCCCATTCCGTTCTTTCACGATTTAGATCCCCTGAGCGAGTTGGTTTCAGCGCTGCTGTCTCACCGAACTCGCAATGCTGATTCAGCCAGTGCCTTCAAACAGTTAACTTCTCGCTTTCCGGATTGGTCAGCCGTTCGAGATGCTCCGCTCCAAGAGATTCAAACCGCGATCGCCCCTTGCACTTGGCCAGAACAAAAGGCCCCTCGCATTCAGCAAATCTTGCGCATAATCAGCGATCGCCACAATGGCGAACTATCCCTAGACTTTCTGGCGGAATTACCAGTCACCCAAGCACGGGCTTGGTTAGAGTCGCTCCCTGGAGTAGGCCCTAAAACAAGTGCAGCCGTCTTATTGTTTAGCCGCTTACGTCGCCCTGCTTTACCCGTAGACAGCCACCACCATCGCGTGGCTGTGCGCCTAGGTTTGATTCCAGCTAGTACTTCTGTGGGGCCAGCGCATGCTCTCCTAGAAGCCCAACTTCCTCCCGATTGGAACGCTCAGCAAGTCTATGACAATCACGAAGTTCTGATGCTGCACGGTCAGCGCTACTGCTACTACCGAAATCCTGCTTGCGATCGTTGCCCAGTCTTAGACCTCTGTTCCTTTGGTCAAGCTAAAGCTCATTAG